TAATAATTCACCGTCTGCGCCGTCTTAAACCTAATTAGACGGTAGCAGGAGAAAGTGGTAGCCTATTTGTGTGAATATATGATGTAACCTACAAACTGAGAAGTTGTAGACTGAATGCTGGCTTTAgcctacattttttttcatcatttgacttaaaatgtttaaagcagATTGGTAGAAAAACACGATGGTATTTTGCATGCAATTTAGCAGCACCTTTAGTCTCTCATAACCTCTGATGACCAGTTTTAACAAAAGTTTTGGCATGTTACCAGGATTTTCTAGAAACTCCTGATTAAGTGGTCCCGTTTCTTTGCACCTGCAAATGTGGGCATTGATGACTTGTGCCCTGCTCATGTTTCTTCATTACCATACGTCCTCCTATAGTTTACTGCTAATTGGTATTCAAACTAATGGACTCACTACAATGACTTGTGTTGCAGTGTTGGCAACACAATCAAACCTAACAGAAAATCGGTAATTTAATCTACATTTAAGGGTGGTTAAAACAACAACCTGTTAAGTGCATCCCCTACAACACAAGTGTTAAATGAAGGCACATGCTGACTTCTAATTGTCCAGTGGTTTACCTGCTTGTACAAATTACATATCAAGCAGACATTCTCCTCTTGCTCTGTTGACACTGGTCGTGTGTGGGTAGTCACTAGTCTAGCATAcataacagcaacaacaaaaacagaggtTAAAGTGTTGCAGCATCCCATATTTGTTTAAAGCTTGAGCTACCCTTTGGTAAATAAGCTCTTGATATTTGCACTGGAAATAGGTCAGACTGCAAAGACAGGTCACTTGCTTGGTTGATCTTAAGGGCCTTTTAAACAGTTCTCCAGATTTAAtctacagattattttttcGATTAATTTAGTGTTCAACTTCCCAGAGCCAAAAGTGACACATTCAAgtatctattttttattttttttaaccaatgcTTCAAAACTCAATGAAGATTAATTTACTTGTATAATAAAAGCAGCTTCtccacatttgagaagctggtattggcaaatgtttggcatttgtgcTTGAAAATTATTCataattgttttttctttctttgattaatcgactaattgatCTAGACTCAATTTAGAGTTCATTATCTAATATACATACAGTCACATATAATCATCTTTTTAATATTTCCCATGAAATGGAAAAGCATATTTGTCACGGgactgttattttattattaattactcATTCACTTATTCATAAATCTGTAGCGGCACATCCAACCAACATCCAAGTTTGTGGCTAATGTTTAAGCAGcaatatcttgtttgttttgaaaaatgtccAAAGTGAATGACTCATCATTAAACGGAGTGGGTGACTAAAAAGTTACAAAACCCACCACCTAATCAAACATGTGAATGAAATGAGGGAGGTCAAATCCATGTTAAGGCCCACTATTGGCTAGCAAATGGGTGTTGTAAAAGTCCTGTAGGATAAGTCCATGTAAAAGGCATTGCCATTTTTGCATGCAAAAATACTACAGTAAATAAATGCTGATGTTTCAGCTGTGGGCTAGAAGAAACCAATATATGCTTTGACCTGTGTCTTTACCCCGCAGCATTGTGAGAAAACAGACGGCACAATTTACAAATACCAGGCAAGGACTCTTAACGGGAGTCACACTGTGAACTTCAGTGACTACGCGGGCAAGAGTGTCCTCTTCATCAACGTGGCCACGTACTGAGGATACACCTTTCAGTACACGGGTAAGAAAAAGCACCACAGGCATCGTTGTTTTGTGTTGCACTATTATTACAAGAAATAAAAACCACCTGATGAAATTTGagcttcttctttctctttctattATCAGAACTGAATGCACTACACGAGGAGATGAAACCTCTCGGACTCACGATTCTCGCCTTTCCCAGCAACCAATTCGGAAAACAGGAACCAGGGCAAAAACATGAAATTCTGCCAGGTTTAAAGTGAGAACTGTTTCTCTCTAAGTGCAAATCAAAATCAGCCACAACTCCCTGAATGAAAACActaaaaagtcaacaaattaaacaatcaCGTCAAAGCCACATAAATGCAGTAACCCTTTAAAGGGTCTTATAATGCAAGAACACGAggctggattttattttatttttttcttcttcagcctGTAGAAGACGTGAAAACATGAGAATCCCCTAACTATGACTCACAAGCTTCCCACAAGACACTATGGATATTAAGGCTCTGTAACGTAAGAACCTTCAAAGCTGGATGTAGAGAGGAATTTGCAATCCTGGCAAATCCTCTTCTCAATCAACAAAGCTTCATTTAATCAGGGAAAACATCCTTTGGCAATAAGATCAGTTTCTTAGTGGCCCCTCGAACACTCGTAGAATTTATGTCTCAGGTTCTCATCTTGTATCCATAGCAAAGCCACTGCAGTAGACTGTGTGGTTTCAATCTCAGGCAGCTACCAAGCAACAAAGTGCTCAGACACGTCCGCTGATAAGCTGCCTTCTTTCTGGATTCCAGGCATGTTAGACCAGGCAATGGATTTGTTCCAAACTTCCTGCTGTTTGAGAAAGGTGATGTGAATGGAAAAGACGAGCAAGAGGTTTTCACTTTCCTTAAGGTACGTTGCGgtgtgtgtgactttattttatttttttaatatgtatATTCTACAGAGGTAGCCTGTTCTTTTACAGTAGTTTAATCCATGTGTGTTACTAATGCAGTTTTCCAGCTGTGCACAAATTTCTTCAGACCAATATCTCAAACCTCATTACACTGACCTGACAAGTCACTCCCTTTTTTACTGAATAGTGCATAACATATGCTCGCacccaacacacacagccaaaccCAATATGAGGTACTTTCAAAATTTAAACCGCTATTAATAGCAGTTTGATTTATGCGCCACAGAAAAGTGGTCTCACAAGGTTTCCTGTAATGGAGATGATGATTTTAACTAAACAGATGTGTTGCAGATCCAAGTGGACCCATGCGGATCTCTCTAAAGGTGGAGGTCGTTCACTTGACAGTCCAGATGTTTCACTCATTATAATCCTGTGCTTTTTGCCATACAGAACTCCTGCCCTGCAGTTGGAAACGACTTTGGTGACCCCAACAACAGGTTGTTCTGGGGGCCTCTGAAGATCAACGACATCAAGTGGAACTTTGAAAAGTTTCTGGTGGGACCAGACGGGAAGCCGGTGATGAGGTGGCACCCAAGTGTCAACGTTTCTGAAGTCCGAgcttacattcacaaatacctGCTCCAATTATACACACAGGATATTTTTGATTAGATCTGATTCGTCATACAGTATTGTCCATCTAATAAAGTAATGGTAACGAGACGATGTGAGAAGTAGAGCTATGGTAGAATGTAGAATTGAGTAATGTTAACAGTTTCTGGTACATGAagatggcattttgaatgaaGAGGAGGCTTGAAAACAGGACCTCTGTGGTGCCTCTTCGGAGTCTGGGGTTCAGGACAGTCCTTCAGTGCATTCAGGCTGCCCTGCAATCACTCAGCATCATGCAATCTTCTCATCTCCAGGACCTGTTTGCCATTACAGCCTGAATGTTAATTACTTCCAATAAATCATGGAGAACATGTGGATGTTCAGACCTTTCTTTGCAAGAAACGACTGTTATACTGTGGTTGTCATGCCATTAGAGAGAGAACATGATGCAGCATATTTGTTGACCCTTGAGATTTCTCTCCTGCAATACAAATGCGCAAAATATGAGCATGAATAAGCAGGGTGAGATGCTAATAGACATTTAGAATATTTATTAAGCCAGTCAAATACAAAAAGTCTCACATGTGCTTTTGCCTACagcaaaaaaaagtaaaagggCTACAAACCAAGAAAATACAACTGCCAGTAATTACAGCGTACCAAAGTGCAATTCTGCTAACTTCTCATTTCAACTCACCCATCTGGATTTTGTTCCCACTAACTTAACGGTTTGATAAAACAGAGCCAATTTGCAATTCATCTGCACATATTTTGAAGTCTTTCATCAGACTACATGATTAACACTATACTAAGTAAACTTTCATAGGTCTTCAGGTAAAACAGTGGTTTATTTCAGATTGGATTGGTCTTTGAAAAAAGTAACAATCTCGTGGTGTGGAGTCTGTGCCTGTTATCAGGGATCCTGACTTTGTTATAGCATTTTGCAGGTTGGTTGGCACGGCCTGGATTGCTGGTTGGTGAAGTGGGCAAAGAGCAAAGCCAGAATTCCTGGCAGGTTTTCCTTTGAGGAGTGGCTGTACTGCTCTAACACTAGATCTAGGGACTCCCAAATACTGATGACAATCTTCCTGTTTCTGTTGCTTGAACAGAATTTGAATGTTTCAGTACTAGGCGTGATAGCTGCACTGATTACAACTCAAGTTATCATGAAATAAGATTAAGAGGAAAAATGTCATCGCTGATGCCTAAAAGGTTTTGGTGCTGTAACTTGTGTGGGGCTGAACTGGGCAATCGGACAGGATGCAGTAAGATGAGTATGAATATCGGGATGAGTGGTCAAATCATCAAATCAATTGTGGTCAAGTAGAAGTGTTGTGTTTAATGAGATTAGGTCCATCatcatggggaaaaaaaaataaaaataagattgtgtatgtactgtgcatgtgtattGGGTGTCTGATACAAACATACAATGTCAATAGCTACAATATATTTGGATTACACTAACAACATAGAAAGAACAGCATTACTAAAGACAATGATTTACACTTAAGTCAATGCAACTATCAAAACAGCAggttataaataaattatcacAATCATGTTTTTTGGTATGATACCATCAAAATTCATTTCCCgaaatttttgtatttcaacaaCCACTTTTGAACAGTTACACATATGGGACAGGTCTATAACATCGATGGCACTGAAGAAATCTTCAAAAATCAATTAACATTCACATTGTAAATTCTATGATTCAATGTACCTATATAATCATTCATTGTTGGAATGAGTATATGTAGTCTTAGTCATATTGGGGAATGGCTTCTTGTAACCCTACAAGTAACAAACTAAGTGTCAAGTTGTTACATATTTGCAGAGAGACAAATCACATAGGTATATTTTTctggaacaaaaacaaaaaccatgTTAATCATTCCAACCTATTTAACAAATGACTTCAGTTcctgataataaaaaataataataataatccaaataATATTTCATGTATATATTCAGAATAGCGAAGTGTTTCACAAATAGCCTTATAAAACGCAAGTATAAACAACATTACAATAGGATATCTACAGTTCAGTAGGAAAATTATAGATCAAATCACACCTCGTCAACTCAAAAACAAACTGATTTCATGCTACTACCCAGACTCCATTAGGTGGGTACGGTGATGCTTTAGTGCTTTCCAGGGTCAATGTTCTGTCGCTCCCTTTTTCCAAatcctgctcctgctgctgcggctgctgCGGCCTgatctgcagacacacaaaaggAACAAGACTTCACGATCTTCATCGCCACAGACTTTGCTGCTACACACTTTTCCTTCAAAATGAATCCAGCAAACATTTAGCCAACTGTGGGGCGTAATCTAGCaattcagaaaatattcagactgCCTGAAAATgacaatgtctttttttaaatcatcaaCAAAACTtaagaaaagaccaaaaccacaatggacacacacacacacacacacacacacacacacacacacacaactaacaAGTACTGCCTGGGTAGCTAAAACCTAACAAAACTTACTGCTCTCCTCTATAGAACCAACTGCTGTCCAAtaactatttaaaaacacataaccAGCCACTCCATTGTACTGGGTGACACTCCTTCATTACCATGTATATAGTACTTTATTTTTAGTCAGTTCTATATCCACCATCCTAATATATTCTCAATGCACATATTATTCCACTACTACAAATGCATAGTTAGGTTTTTCTTGATTGcattttgttgacaataaggGGAAAATACAGAGCAGCCCCATTCTTATCCTTTGCGCAATAAAAACAGTGtacaaaaaaagtgatttatttattaccataaaaaaaagattgtaCTTGGCTGGCTTGTAACATgtgattcatgcttttatctcaactcctctggactactgtaatgcttAACCCAGCATGAGAGCTGTGTAGCcttgttgttttatgtgtttgttttatttcttgttcagcactttgtaaacctttgtttttttaaatgtgctatataaataaaattgattggATTGGCTGTACCATACCTGCATTCTCTGGTGGTGGTCTTGAGCTCTCTCCTACTGCTCTGGCCCCTCTGGGCTGCGGGAATGACGACTGCCAAGGAAAACCCTGAAGAGAAAGCAACACCATAAGCTCAATTCACTAAATATACTCATTCATCACAACAAGCAGCCCTCAGGTCTTTGCCATAACCTAACAATCGTTATATGTAAGCGTGGCTAGGTTGAGCTTCAGTTAGACCTAATTACATCTGCTTGTTCCTCCAGAAAGATAAAAAGGGCGTAGAGgcaagagaaagaaaagccTCGTTTCCTCAGTGAACATGAGTCACtccagagacagagacagaggggcCTTAGAGGACCCTTACCGGGGTAACAGGCTGGAAGTCTCGTACAGGGGGCGGTGCTGCGGCGGCTGCGGCTGCggctgcggctgctgctgctgctgctgctgctgctgtggcacCTGCTGCATTGGGCATCCGGGGAGGGAAGTGTACGGGCCAGCCCTCAAGGCCCTGCGGTCCCACCTGCACAAAGGGACCACAGTAGGGAGGGCTCAGCGGGCCGTTCACTGAGCCTGACGTGGGGTCTGAGGTACGTCTTTCCTGCTGCTGCCCCTACGAGGGATCACAAGTACACACGTGATCCCCAATCAGTGTACGGCTGCTACTCTCAGTGAGCGTGACCTTCAACCCTCCTGTAGCTGACTCCCACTGAGGAGTGTAAATATTCCACCTGTTGCTCCCGACTACACTGACAAACAACCTAGCTGGAGTGAGGCTCTTGTCCTGGAGTATTGATTTGTCCAGTATGAACTTAGGATAGTCAACATCTGTGTGACCGCTTTCTGTCACAAGGGGGCGCAACACTGCAAGGTTTACCCCAATTCATATCCTCCTGGTGATGCATCTCAAAGGCTTGAACAGCAACTTTCAGTGAATGCCTTGGCCCTAATTTAATCTACCTGGCCAGAATGACCACACATATCACCTATCCAGGCAGGCGGCACCATTTCATTCAAAATATCAGCATGTCTGCGACACTGCCAGACTCAGACCTCAGCTGCAGCCAGTACCTGTTTGTGATGCTGCATCTGCAGTCTCTCCAGCTTACATCTCTCTGTGCGTTCTCTCTGACACTCGTTCTGCGCCTGATGAAGCTGAATCAcaaatacaaaatttaaaaaatcccGCATTAGAGAGCAGTTTACTTATCATTTCTATTCAGTGCAAGACACAACAGCATTCTTACTTGTGCCACATACAGGAGAATATACTGTAAACACACTTCTTACCTGGTTGGTCAAATTAGTAATCTGACCCTGGAGTCTCTCAACTTGCCGCCTCAAGTCCTCCTTTTCCTCATTCATTCGCTCTCTGTCACTCCTTTCTTTTCTGAAGTCTTCTTCAAAAATCTTCACCTGAAGTACAAAAGCACCCATTTGAATGCAGTTTAGGAAATGCATGTATAATTGCAATacaactgtgtatgtgtgtgtattttttgcTGCATGTCTGACCTGTTCCTTTAGTACAGCAATTTGAGTGAGCAGTTCCTGTTTCTTCAGGTTACTGGCTGCATCGGCAAAGTTACCCTGGCCAGGTGGTTGTTGGGAAGAGGATGGGGTGTGCAGATTTAAGGCTTCCTCTAAAgcctgaaataataaaaaaccaaaataaaaataaaggttttacacagaaacaaatgtctgttcttcatctctctctctttctgcatcTCTTGCACTCTCACCCTGTTGAGGCGTTGGATCTCCTTCTCCTGGTACTCCCTCTGTTTGCTCAGGGGCAGCAGCTGATCCTGCAGGTAGCGAATCTTCTGCTTCAGCTCAGTGGTCTCAGAATTTAGGCACTCCTTCTCCCCCTGAAACATACACACCCAAATACACTGAACACCTTTCTTAGAGTATCCTTTAACATGTCATTTTGGGTTTTGTGTCCTGATTTTGAAATGTTAGGCCAGTTTCACCTGGGCTTTGTGTCTTCGTATTCTCACCTGTACATTTTCAATCTTGGACTTGGCCAGCAGCAGCTTCTTGTCGTAGTCACGCTGCCTCTGCTCTCGCTCTGCCTCCAGCTCAAGCACAGTTTTCTGGGACTCAGCCAGCCGTTGTCTGAGGTCTGTGATCTGAGGTATAATGTAAAGCAATTTCACTGAGGACCGCCATTCAGTGAATCCACTAATCACTGCGGTAAGGTACGGTTctcataaacacaaaaaataaataaataaaaataaataaataaaaaaaaactgtgatgcAGTGATAACACTGATAAACATCAGCTGTCGCTTGTATCAGGATACAGCCTTAGAAACATGTTAGAAATGTTTGTTATCAAATTATAAACTAAGCCACAGCAACAAGTACACACTTGCAAACACACGcagttctgtttttgtgtaaaatatGAACGAACTTTAGTGACGCAAATGGATGTATCTAGGGTTCTGCGGTTTAAACCCAAGGTTGCATGGTGTCCCTGTCTCAACAAAGTGTGTTCATGAATGTGGGTGTGCAGAAGCGTAGGTGTGTGAGtatgagtgtgagagtgtgtacatatgtgtgtcTCTGCTGCCCTTTGACTGCACCTCAGCAGGAAGTCAGCGGGTACCAGAGAGGTGAGGGGAATTCTTACTGAGGTGTGACAGGCCTTGTGGTAAAGTATGCTCTCAGATAGCGAGCTATTGCAAGATTGCACCTTTTCCACTGGACAAGCAtatagaacacacacacacacacacacacacacacacacacacacacgccaactGATGCAGATAATCAGAGTCCAGAGTTCcttaaaaatatttccaaattACAAAATTCCATTGACATAATGCAAAATGAGACCATTGGTGACACAATGCTACAACCATTACATTTTAAGCCTGCTAGcaagaaaatattgttttatttgcaattttaattcagtaatgccattttatttttttggcccAGTTTATCCTTGTTTGGGAAAACTGTTAAAACTTGAAACTAAATTCAACTATCATTTTCAAAATGGTTTACAACTGGTAACAAAATAGGAACAGTGGAAGACACAGCTGAAAGTTAATTCTGTACCTAAGGCAACAGATATACAGTCTATTCTAAGCACATTATTTATTTGAGTACGgtaacattttaatgaaaaattCAGGACAACCCTGGCATGAGGAAAAAGTCTTCGTTTTTCAAATGtttgggggagaaaaaaaaaacagacaaaaataggATTGACTGAACTGATGCAATTTTATAAAACTGAACAGAATGAGTTTTTAAGTGAGCATTTCAAAAGGAGTGTAAgagtaatttgtttttaaatttttaaaagtaAGTATTAGTTCTCCTTTAACAGCTCTACATCAGCAGAGGACACAGTGATGTCTTCCCACACCCTTCAAAACAGCTGTAAAGTCATTACTGTACCTTCTGTTCAAACTGTGACTTCATGGAGTTCCACTGAATGTCCCACTGCTTGTTCACCTCCAGTACCTGTAAACAGCACCAGAAAGTGAAACAAATGACACTGAACATATAGGAAACAAAATACACAGAGACTTTCCCCAATGGCAAAAGAGGATGAGCAGTtaaggctttaaaaaaaaaaaaaaaaaaaagactcacatcctttctctgcttctccaaaaGCTTGATCTTCTTTTCATACACCTCTACATCACAAGGTTTAGTTGGGGTTTTCTCTGCAGCTTTTCCACTCTGGGGGCACACAAAACATTCCTAAATCCACAGCATTCCTCCATTACCAACAATGCAATGTATGAGTTTATAAGAGGGGAGGTTTTTAAGTCATAGATTTATTGAGAAAACCTTTATTAATGCATTTCTTAAACAGAAAATTAAgtttaaagcaaacatttatttggcATGTAAGTGagactgatttatttatatgaagcgAAGTTGTAATGTGTGAAAAATCTATTACCTTCTGCGGTGTGGCAGCCTCCATCTTAGATCTTACAGCGACTGATTCCTCCTTCGCAGGCTCCTCTTTGTCCTCTTGAGCATCGGTGTCAGATGGCGCCGCAGATGATGCTGCCGCCGCTGCCGCTCCTGTGACCAGCTCCTTAAGCTTCTGATTCTCCTGTCTGAATCAGCCAGAAAATGAAAACGATAGTATTCTTGTCCATTCCCAGAATTTGTTGGTACAGCTTCAGGATGTCCTTTGGGAAGAACCTACACTACCCGCTGAGTGCAATGACGCCAACAGAAAGCAGTGGCATAATCCCCCCCAAAAGTGAAAGCCCGGTCAATTGTCCAAATCCATGTCAAAGTAAAAACTGTGTCATCAAAACAATAATGGGAGGCTGATTTGCACTGCATTCTAAAAAAGGTCATGAGAAACTAAATTCAGAGAGAGTTCAAATTGTTTAGTTATTTGTAGGGAATATACTGCAGCTCTCACAACTTGTTCTTTTTTGACCTTACTAACAATGTTTCTGCTCCAGCAGAAGCAACACAAAGATAAGGAAAAACATTACCTCAGCTGTTCTAAATCTCGATTCCTGATATGATGATCCTCTTCCATTTTCTTTCGAAGCTCATTATTCTCCTGTCTGAGCTGCTCACAGAGAGTCTATAGAAACACACAATAACTAGCATCATTCTGTATAATGATATCAACATTTTACACCACCATCGAAACAGCTGGAAGTAACTTCTTTTAACACACTGGTACAAAGCAAAATGTACTATGAGTCAAAATTCTGTTGGAATAATGTAGCTGAGCAGTTTATTGATGACATAACCCTCCCCTTTATGGCACAAAATTATGTGTTTTTCAGTCACATGGCgctatatttaaatttttcaatcCACAAACAAACAGTCAGCCATGACTTTTTGTCAGTTTATCTGAAAGATTTTAAAACGAGTTAAATTAAACTCAACTGAAAATATGAAGACTAAGTCACTGCAAATACTGCTTTATGTTTGTATATTAAAATTAGGCTGTAATGGGTTTCAGAATGATGGTGATGTACTTCCACTGTGACCGGCTACAAATACGCAACCCCCTTGGAAATTGTGATTGAGTTACACTGTTACTCTACTTTTGTtgcaaagcactttgtaacattgtttgGAAATGTGCTACAGCAATAAAGTCATTACAGTTAAAATCGTGTTTTAAAGAGGAACGCTCCTGTTGTGtgtcagtagtagtagttgtttATGTTAAGTTTCCAGCCCACACGGACAACTGGAACTGCAGTAGTACaacaacatcagaaaataatataaacttcTTACTTATATCATTACACTACAAACAAAAGAATTTTGTCCTCTTTTCTCGCTCTACAAATAACATCTGCCACAAATGACTATTTTCctaatataaattataattcaATCGATCAATCTAAGAAGCGTGATGGTTGCTTTTGCATTATTTACTTTTGTTATGAAGTTGTTGTGTCACATACCTGTAAGAGGGAGGTCCTCTGTTCATTCTTTTGGACCTTCGAGGAAAGATGGTGAAACTCCACAGCCATGCGTCCGAGATGGGCTAACAGCTGGTTCGGATTGGACTCCTCTGCAAAAATGCTGAAGGAGCTCTCTAGTCTCTTCAGCTGGCTCGCTAGCTCGATGTTCTCCTGAGGCAGGACGGGGATTACGCCTGCCATTGACCCGGCCTGAAGATACCCACACAAGGTGAACAGTCAGTCAGCTGTTCCTCTAAAGCTGACTCAGTGTGTGAGCTAAcaattacatttgtatttcaaacagcACAAACTGAAAGATCAACATACTGTGAATCATCACGCTGCCTTTTCTATAAAAAGCAGCAGCTGATATATCTCAAAAGACAAACCAGTTTGTCCTGTtgactttatatttaattctcACAGCCTACAACTGATTCATTTCAAAAAGACAAACCAGTTTGTCCTTTTGGATTCAAGTTAGGCCTCACAGAATACAGCCAGTTGTTGTTATACATTTACCAAAAATATTCTGTTACGGTGTGGAAACAGTTTCAAAATAGGCTATATAACTTTACAATATATGACAAGCTAGAAAATAACATTAGTTTTGAGAGGTGTGCCTGAAATATTCTGGCATGATGTCCTATTAACACATCCCCTAGGATGTGGTGTGTGAATGAATCAGTGGTGTAAATCTAGTCAGTAATAATCCTGGACTTTCCCCTGGCTGACTCAGGCTGGATCTACCAGTATTGAGTTTGTTGGTGAGTCACCGCACCAAGGATATGTTCCTAATATTGTGGAAATGGCTATAAAAGAGGAAAGGTTGAACTTACAATTACACAAATGAATTACTTTTAGGAATTAGCCCCAGGAGCATTGTGATATTCTAAACATACTAAATTGTTTGTTAAAATTAAAGATTTGTTGGaactacaaaaatgtgaggtctttattttttataaaaaataaaacatctagTACATACAGTCAAAGCATCTGCGGTCTTCCCATCCATGTTCACAACCTCAAACTCTGATGAGGCTTCCTGGAAAGACCAAAAAGTAAGTAGGACCGTGCATGACGTACATGCAGTGTCCATACCTTAAATTGTTAAGAATAAAGTAAACATCTCTCCAGTGGAGAGTAGGCAGATGTCAGTCTATGCCCTTATTATGTC
This portion of the Micropterus dolomieu isolate WLL.071019.BEF.003 ecotype Adirondacks linkage group LG19, ASM2129224v1, whole genome shotgun sequence genome encodes:
- the gpx3 gene encoding glutathione peroxidase 3 codes for the protein MMWPFVPLLLLGLLRPCTAGGSFTQHCEKTDGTIYKYQARTLNGSHTVNFSDYAGKSVLFINVATYUGYTFQYTELNALHEEMKPLGLTILAFPSNQFGKQEPGQKHEILPGLKHVRPGNGFVPNFLLFEKGDVNGKDEQEVFTFLKNSCPAVGNDFGDPNNRLFWGPLKINDIKWNFEKFLVGPDGKPVMRWHPSVNVSEVRAYIHKYLLQLYTQDIFD